One Bradysia coprophila strain Holo2 chromosome X unlocalized genomic scaffold, BU_Bcop_v1 contig_39, whole genome shotgun sequence genomic window carries:
- the LOC119069691 gene encoding U3 small nucleolar RNA-interacting protein 2 isoform X1, which yields MSSSFFLKGKPKPNKKRKFPNDKKPSSTKQIVEKSAKEDDNEEIPSDDEEDIEHSESAQNFQFSDEEDNETPQDKRLKLAKKYLEEIEKEERSRADDKDVRRGITKRLANEYLDSVGKLRRTVADELAGFDDSCVTVLKHKLQKVPITCVCLSADGNFMFSGSKSQFVVKWNVQDLKPVGFFDCLKVPNTTGESSKKHRPQIWAMALSTDFKFLAVADMSKSIHIWCPKDLIHLHTLTGHRDTVTALVFRKDSHQLFSASNDRSVKIWSVDEMAYIESLFGHQSPVTGIDASIRERAITSGGRDCTIRIWKITEESQLIYNGHKGSIENVKLINEEHFLSSGDDGSLCIWSGMKKKPLCVKELAHGKAENGDANWISSIATMFNTDVIASASVVGSCDGVIKLWKLGDHYRTITLLFDVPVKGFVNSLAFTSNGEKLIAAVGQEHRLGRWWRMKEAANRILVISLNKKAVE from the exons ATGTCGTCGTCATTTTTTCTAAAAGGAAAACCGAAACCAAACAAAAAGCGAAAG TTCCCCAACGACAAAAAACCGTCGTCCACTAAACAAATCGTAGAAAAATCCGCCAAAGAAGATGATAACGAAGAGATTCCCAGCGATGACGAGGAGGACATCGAACATTCCGAATCGGcacaaaatttccaattcTCCGATGAGGAGGACAACGAAACGCCACAGGATAAGCGTCTGAAGTtggccaaaaaatatttagaggAAATCGAAAAGGAAGAACGAAGCCGAGCTGATGACAAGGATGTGCGTCGCGGAATTACAAAACGTTTGGCCAACGAGTATTTGGACAGTGTGGGTAAATTGCGACGCACGGTGGCTGATGAATTGGCTGGCTTTGATGATAGTTGTGTGACGGTGCTTAAGCATAAACTACAAAAAGTTCCGATCACATGCGTGTGCTTGTCAGCGGatggaaattttatgtttagtGGCAGCAAGTCGCAGTTCGTCGTTAAATGGAATGTGCAGGACTTGAAACCGGTAGGATTTTTTGATTGCCTGAAAGTGCCAAACACAACTGGTGAATCCAGTAAAAAGCACCGACCGCAAATATGGGCGATGGCTCTGTCGacagattttaaatttttg GCTGTAGCAGATATGAGTAAATCCATTCACATTTGGTGTCCGAAAGATCTAATCCACCTACATACGTTAACCGGTCATCGGGACACTGTGACTGCCTTAGTTTTTCGAAAAGACTCCCATCAACTGTTCTCTGCGAGCAATGATCGATCGGTGAAAATTTGGTCCGTCGATGAAATGGCATACATTGAGAGCCT GTTCGGTCATCAGTCACCTGTAACTGGCATTGATGCATCGATACGAGAGCGTGCTATCACATCCGGTGGCCGTGACTGTACGATCCGAATATGGAAAATCACCGAAGAATCACAGTTGATTTACAACGGCCACAAAGGTAGcattgaaaatgtgaaactaATCAACGAGGAACATTTTCTGTCATCAGGCGATGATGG ATCTCTCTGCATTTGGAGTGGCATGAAAAAGAAACCGCTGTGCGTGAAAGAATTGGCTCACGGTAAAGCGGAAAACGGTGACGCCAATTGGATCAGCTCAATTGCGACCATGTTCAACACAGACGTCATTGCATCAG CGTCCGTTGTAGGTTCGTGCGATGGTGTGATAAAACTGTGGAAATTGGGCGATCATTATCGGACCATAACGTTGCTGTTCGATGTGCCGGTCAAAGGTTTTGTAAATAGTTTGGCCTTCACAAGCAATGGCGAAAAGTTAATAGCCGCTGTCGGTCAGGAACATCGACTCGGTCGATGGTGGAGAATGAAAGAGGCGGCAAATCGAATTTTGGTTATTTCACTGAATAAAAAGGCAGTCGAGTGA
- the LOC119069691 gene encoding U3 small nucleolar RNA-interacting protein 2 isoform X2, with translation MSSSFFLKGKPKPNKKRKFPNDKKPSSTKQIVEKSAKEDDNEEIPSDDEEDIEHSESAQNFQFSDEEDNETPQDKRLKLAKKYLEEIEKEERSRADDKDVRRGITKRLANEYLDSVGKLRRTVADELAGFDDSCVTVLKHKLQKVPITCVCLSADGNFMFSGSKSQFVVKWNVQDLKPVGFFDCLKVPNTTGESSKKHRPQIWAMALSTDFKFLAVADMSKSIHIWCPKDLIHLHTLTGHRDTVTALVFRKDSHQLFSASNDRSVKIWSVDEMAYIESLFGHQSPVTGIDASIRERAITSGGRDCTIRIWKITEESQLIYNGHKGSIENVKLINEEHFLSSGDDGSLCIWSGMKKKPLCVKELAHGKAENGDANWISSIATMFNTDVIASGSCDGVIKLWKLGDHYRTITLLFDVPVKGFVNSLAFTSNGEKLIAAVGQEHRLGRWWRMKEAANRILVISLNKKAVE, from the exons ATGTCGTCGTCATTTTTTCTAAAAGGAAAACCGAAACCAAACAAAAAGCGAAAG TTCCCCAACGACAAAAAACCGTCGTCCACTAAACAAATCGTAGAAAAATCCGCCAAAGAAGATGATAACGAAGAGATTCCCAGCGATGACGAGGAGGACATCGAACATTCCGAATCGGcacaaaatttccaattcTCCGATGAGGAGGACAACGAAACGCCACAGGATAAGCGTCTGAAGTtggccaaaaaatatttagaggAAATCGAAAAGGAAGAACGAAGCCGAGCTGATGACAAGGATGTGCGTCGCGGAATTACAAAACGTTTGGCCAACGAGTATTTGGACAGTGTGGGTAAATTGCGACGCACGGTGGCTGATGAATTGGCTGGCTTTGATGATAGTTGTGTGACGGTGCTTAAGCATAAACTACAAAAAGTTCCGATCACATGCGTGTGCTTGTCAGCGGatggaaattttatgtttagtGGCAGCAAGTCGCAGTTCGTCGTTAAATGGAATGTGCAGGACTTGAAACCGGTAGGATTTTTTGATTGCCTGAAAGTGCCAAACACAACTGGTGAATCCAGTAAAAAGCACCGACCGCAAATATGGGCGATGGCTCTGTCGacagattttaaatttttg GCTGTAGCAGATATGAGTAAATCCATTCACATTTGGTGTCCGAAAGATCTAATCCACCTACATACGTTAACCGGTCATCGGGACACTGTGACTGCCTTAGTTTTTCGAAAAGACTCCCATCAACTGTTCTCTGCGAGCAATGATCGATCGGTGAAAATTTGGTCCGTCGATGAAATGGCATACATTGAGAGCCT GTTCGGTCATCAGTCACCTGTAACTGGCATTGATGCATCGATACGAGAGCGTGCTATCACATCCGGTGGCCGTGACTGTACGATCCGAATATGGAAAATCACCGAAGAATCACAGTTGATTTACAACGGCCACAAAGGTAGcattgaaaatgtgaaactaATCAACGAGGAACATTTTCTGTCATCAGGCGATGATGG ATCTCTCTGCATTTGGAGTGGCATGAAAAAGAAACCGCTGTGCGTGAAAGAATTGGCTCACGGTAAAGCGGAAAACGGTGACGCCAATTGGATCAGCTCAATTGCGACCATGTTCAACACAGACGTCATTGCATCAG GTTCGTGCGATGGTGTGATAAAACTGTGGAAATTGGGCGATCATTATCGGACCATAACGTTGCTGTTCGATGTGCCGGTCAAAGGTTTTGTAAATAGTTTGGCCTTCACAAGCAATGGCGAAAAGTTAATAGCCGCTGTCGGTCAGGAACATCGACTCGGTCGATGGTGGAGAATGAAAGAGGCGGCAAATCGAATTTTGGTTATTTCACTGAATAAAAAGGCAGTCGAGTGA
- the LOC119069694 gene encoding uncharacterized protein LOC119069694 — translation MFPILLLINVVLCEAEWIKISQIPTSEFQMYTTPSTVNAAEIVNSNAPIKYEDLEHIIGPGFEDELEKFYQRHKSEVERKRPDDRPKNKGTATRPAAYEDDPWSVYDNPVHISVINEPINVADVSDTEQDEKTMLNDKHRYEEYDETDRVSGGSSNENHERVTMRPVTNRYEEYDETDHVSGSSNENYENVTRKRGTPAKVVQVKFVKATPTVEPFSFGGFIKFLRDIQSTFVSKTARSIKDKIRTLEQFRDDILINIHDRIQNLWSATPVIRSKRGIIDGHHGGGMEFPSSEGALMTISFLTFAVFLIKLVLQVINTIKSKHYSMDKINGAMSAVKINRNARSLSMTPDDLNGMTNILRAIDNVTRM, via the exons atgttTCCGATTCTGTTACTAATAAATGTCGTGCTGTGCGAAGCTGAATGGATAAAAATCTCACAGATTCCAACCAGTGAATTTCAAATGTACACCACTCCATCAACAGTCAATGCTGCCGAGATAGTCAACAGCAATGCGCCCATAAAATATGAAGATTTGGAGCACATTATCGGACCGGGATTCGAAGATGAATTGGAGAAATTCTATCAACGGCACAAATCGGAAGTGGAACGAAAAAGGCCTGACGATAGACCGAAGAACAAAGGCACAGCGACGCGACCAGCTGCTTACGAAGACGATCCGTGGAGTGTGTATGATAATCCGGTACATATCAGTGTGATAAATGAACCGATCAATGTTGCCGATGTCAGTGACACAGAACAAGACGAAAAGACAATGCTGAACGATAAACATCGGTATGAGGAATACGACGAAACTGACCGTGTGAGTGGTGGTTCATCGAATGAAAATCACGAACGCGTGACGATGAGACCGGTTACAAATCGATACGAAGAATATGACGAAACTGATCATGTGAGTGGTTCGtcgaatgaaaattatgaaaatgttaCCAGGAAACGTGGTACACCTGCGAAAGTGGTTCAAGTGAAATTTGTTAAAGCGACACCGACGGTGGAACCGTTCAGCTTCGGCGGCTTTATCAAATTCTTGAGAGACATCCAATCGACGTTTGTGTCCAAAACAGCGAGAAGCATTAAGGACAAAATTCGAACGCTAGAACAGTTTCGCGATGATATTTTAATCAACATCC ATGACCGCATACAGAATTTATGGTCAGCAACACCAGTCATACGCAGCAAACGTGGAATAATTGATGGTCACCACGGCGGAGGTATGGAGTTTCCATCGTCCGAGGGAGCTTTGATGACAATTTCGTTTCTAACATTTGCTGTTTTCCTAATCAAATTGGTTTTG CAAGTCATCAACACCATCAAAAGCAAACATTACTCGATGGACAAAATCAATGGCGCTATGTCGGCTGTTAAAATCAATCGCAATGCCAGATCGTTATCCATGACGCCTGACGATTTGAACGGGATGACGAATATCCTGCGTGCAATTGACAATGTAACAAGAATGTGA
- the LOC119069693 gene encoding uncharacterized protein LOC119069693: MATCKIKEVIPLSSGTNNPTIAYFEHGDILPEGAKSFNCRYAENMDDGSRLALATTDANVYFGKIDHGFATDLQRTFIAIRNKTTNKVRLIEVNQCTMLSQHFDRYTASTGQITGRNLEDIQKMSLDTFGSKRAKRMFGQKAKNNYNPDLVKDQLEATLAEHQNKEPEVEDEFDKKRMMGELFLESRLPKVNKMATKISEIYQLDDLIDMSLLSRMDEEALAVLNIEDFTEDFKIPFIIEALNAIKRSKEPDSSQNLTKVKVCIYLDALINFLSGIKKRNNMKREDFSFVTTKVEADIRSKFVSPHDQKLGKSKYTVHKVSSYIIVLSFFISDLKEVSMDEMMQALESSKVDILKICTSIAVKYRNTSNKLVLQLPSKTPTPKK, encoded by the exons ATGGCAACGTGTAAAATCAAAGAAGTCATTCCGTTGAGTTCGGGCACAAATAATCCGACAATCG CTTACTTCGAACACGGCGATATTCTTCCGGAGGGAGCCAAAAGTTTTAATTGTCGCTATGCAGAAAATATGGACGACGGTTCCCGCCTGGCACTCGCTACGACGGATGCTAATGTctattttgggaaaatagATCACGGTTTCGCAACGGACTTGCAACGGACATTTATTGCAATCAGAAATAAAACGACGAATAAG GTTCGACTGATCGAAGTGAATCAGTGCACAATGCTGAGTCAGCACTTTGATCGGTATACCGCGTCAACGGGTCAAATAACTGGTCGCAATTTGGAAGACATACAGAAGATGTCGCTGGATACGTTTGGTAGTAAACGAGCGAAACGGATGTTTGGCCAAAAGGCGaaaaacaattacaatccCGATTTGGTGAAAGATCAGTTGGAGGCGACGTTAGCTG AACATCAAAATAAGGAACCCGAGGTGGAAGACGAATTCGACAAGAAGAGAATGATGGGTGAACTGTTCCTGGAATCGCGGTTACCTAAAGTTAACAAAATGGCGACGAAAATTAGCGAAATTTATCAACTTGATGACTTGATCGACATGTCACTGTTGAGCCGGATGGACGAGGAGGCGCTAGCAGTTTTGAATATCGAGGATTTTACAGAAGA CtttaaaattccattcatcATCGAAGCTCTGAATGCGATAAAGAGATCCAAAGAACCGGATTCCagtcaaaatttgacgaaagtaaaagTTTGCATCTACCTGGACGCCCTGATCAATTTCCTGTCTGGCATCAAAAAGCGGAACAACATGAAGCGGGAAGATTTTTCGTTTGTGACAACGAAAGTCGAGGCTGACATCCGATCGAAATTCGTCAGTCCACATGACCAGAAACT CGGCAAATCCAAGTACACCGTACACAAAGTATCCAGCTACATAATCGTCCTATCGTTCTTCATATCCGATTTGAAGGAAGTCAGCATGGATGAAATGATGCAGGCGTTGGAGTCATCGAAAGTGGACATTCTGAAAATATGCACCAGCATCGCAGTGAAGTACAGAAATACGTCAAACAAATTAGTGCTGCAACTACCGTCCAAGACACCGACACCCAAAAAATGA
- the LOC119069690 gene encoding mitochondrial-processing peptidase subunit beta-like, which produces MAFRLVKLSTNLRSLSKGTNVIQRFKSSHAADFKAALVNVPATQCTALDNGLRVASEDSGAQTATVGLWIDAGSRYEDASNNGVAHFLEHMAFKGTAKRSQTDLELEVENMGAHLNAYTSREQTVFYAKCLSKDVPKAVEILADIIQNSKLGESEIERERGVILREMQEVESNLQEVVFDHLHATAFQGTPLGQTILGPSANIKSIGRSDLQNYISTHYKAARIVLAAAGGVNHNELVGLAKKELGKLDNTFDGQSPALTPCRFTGGEVIVRDDSIPLAHIAIAVEGCGWTNQDNVPLMVANTLIGAWDRSQGGGVNNASNLASASAEQGLCHSYQSFNTCYKDTGLWGIYYVCDPMKCADMLASVQNEWMRICTMATENEVERAKNLLKTNLLLQLDGTTPICEDIGRQQLCYNRRIPLHELERRINSVTAQNIRDVGMKYIYDRCPAVAAVGPVENLPDYNRIRASMFWYRL; this is translated from the exons ATGGCATTCAGATTAGTGAAATTGTCGACAAATTTGCGATCATTGTCTAAGGGAACCAATGTAATCCAA CGTTTCAAGTCGTCCCATGCCGCCGATTTCAAGGCTGCCTTAGTCAATGTTCCAGCAACTCAATGTACTGCGTTAGACAACGGTTTACGAGTGGCTTCAGAAGATTCGGGAGCACAAACGGCTACTGTTGGTCTTTGGATTGATGCCGGCTCAAGGTATGAGGATGCCTCAAACAATGGTGTTGCCCATTTCTTGGAACATATGGCATTTAAAGGAACAGCGAAACGCTCCCAAACCGACTTGGAATTGGAAGTGGAAAATATGGGCGCACATCTGAACGCTTACACTTCACGGGAACAGACAGTGTTTTACGCAAAGTGTTTGTCCAAGGATGTTCCGAAAGCGGTCGAGATCCTAGCCGACATCATTCAAAACTCGAAGCTCGGCGAGTCCGAAATCGAACGCGAACGCGGTGTCATTCTACGCGAAATGCAAGAGGTGGAAAGCAATTTGCAAGAAGTTGTATTCGATCACCTGCATGCTACCGCTTTCCAAGGTACCCCATTGGGCCAGACCATTCTTGGACCGTCAGCGAATATCAAATCCATCGGCAGATCCGATCTACAAAATTACATCAGCACCCACTACAAGGCAGCTCGTATTGTGTTGGCCGCTGCTGGTGGTGTCAATCACAATGAATTGGTTGGATTGGCCAAGAAGGAATTGGGCAAATTGGACAACACATTCGATGGTCAAAGTCCAGCATTGACTCCATGCCGATTCACCGGTGGTGAAGTTATTGTCCGCGATGACTCGATACCCTTGGCTCATATTGCTATCGCTGTCGAAGGTTGTGGCTGGACCAATCAAGACAATGTTCCGTTGATGGTTGCCAATACGTTGATTGGAGCTTGGGATCGATCACAAGGTGGTGGCGTCAATAACGCATCCAATTTGGCCAGTGCTAGTGCTGAACAAG GGCTATGCCACAGTTACCAATCCTTCAATACATGCTACAAAGACACCGGCTTGTGGGGCATTTACTATGTCTGCGATCCGATGAAGTGTGCCGATATGTTGGCCAGCGTTCAAAACGAATGGATGCGCATATGTACGATGGCGACTGAAAATGAAGTCGAAAGAGCCAAGAATTTGTTGAAGACCAACCTCCTGTTGCAGTTGGACG GTACAACCCCAATCTGCGAAGACATTGGCCGCCAACAGTTGTGCTACAACCGAAGAATTCCATTGCACGAATTAGAACGACGAATCAATAGCGTCACGGCGCAAAATATTCGTGACGTTGGAATGAAATACATTTATGACCGTTGTCCAGCCGTAGCCGCTGTTGGTCCAGTTGAAAATCTTCCGGATTACAACAGAATCCGTGCATCCATGTTCTGGTATCGACTGTAA